The window TTTTCTATCCCTGAACTTCACCACcctccccaaactgaaaacaTTCAGAAAGCTTACTCTTGGTTTAACGGCCCCACTAAGAACATCTGCAGTAACACAGGAGACCTGGAGACAGGCAATGTCTTCACTGGAAcactttccatttaaaaagcaCACTAAGAATGGAGATCAATATGACTACATCATATTTCACTATAATTAACTTCTAGAATTTTCCAGAAACATCTACATTTAACTAGGAGCCAAGATTTCACACAGATGAATGAATTACCCGTGGTGAGAATCTAGGCATATTGGAAGGAGACGCTCAAATCTTATACTATTTGTGACCAAGGGGATCCTAAATGAGTGAGGAGGTGAAAGCTAGGCAGAAGAGGAAACAAGGTGTGAGGAAACAGAGAAGGACACAGGTGGGCCAAGAGAAATGAGATCAAGGAGAAATGAATGGGGGTTcgtggtggctcagtcagttaaatgtctgcctttggctcaggtcatgatcccagggtcctgggattgagccttacattgggctccctgctcagcctagattttcacttctccttctccctctgccactccccctgcttgtgctcacttgctctttccctctgtcaaataaataaataaaatatttttaaggaaagatgAGAGGAAATAGTAGATACTGGGGACCTAGGCAGAATCACCTGGCCCATGACACTCCTTCAGCTCAGAGTCATCTAGGGAAACACCAAGAGTTAAGTCCTCCCAGGTCCCAAGGGAGTGAAGACACAACAGCAGCTAGAGAATAACTGTGGGCACCAGAGAGGTTGAGACTTCCAagaggggaggaagagcagagctCACACCCATCAGCCCCTACCTTGGCTAGGTGGCCTTTTCCATCTCCCCCAGGTAAGTGCCCCACACGATCTTGGCCAGGTTGGCCCTTCCCTGACAAGGCTAAACCTTGGTAAGGGtaggaagggaaaaggaatagaaggcCTTAGAAACTCTCTCTGTGGCCTGGGAGCCAATACCTATCCCTGGTCACAAGAGAAAAGAATTCAGCTGAAGTTTCCCAAAACTTTACCATTGCATTTGCAGATATGTGATCCAGGTGCCACCAGGCTGGCTGGGGAGAAGGGACAAGAAGGAGCTGGGGGCCTGGACAATTTCTCCCAGATGAAGGCATATGTAATACAGCAAGGCAAGTGTACATACTCAGACCAAGGAAACCTTTGAATGCATGATGAGGTGTGTATGCTGAAGAGGTGGACGTGAGACAGTGGGCAGCCAGCATGTGCAGGGCAAGTGTAAGTACATCAAGAGGGCACTCATAGTCTCCCTACTGCCTGTGGTCAATGCCTGATGAAAACTTAGGACATTCTTAGGTTCCTGTTCGTGGTCCCTATCTCAGAGCCCATAGATGGAGCTGCTCACATTCTCCTTTGCTGCCCCATATCctccccaatacacacacacacacactcacactcacacacacacacacacacacacacacatgtgcagtGCCCATTATTAATGTTTCAGgcaaaaaaaagtctgaaataacGAAGATAAGTTGTCTGGCTGTGCTCCTCAAGACCTCCCTGACTTAATAAAGGTGGTCCTCCCTCTATTTCCCACATCCTGCAATGGCCTCCAGAATCCCAGCTTACTTGTCCCCAAGATGGCAGATCTATCCCTAAAGAGCTGCTATCAATTCCTGTCCCATTTTGAGAGCCTCACCTCCTATACTCAGGGCTCTCTAGGCTGACCTGTCATGCAGTCATCTAGCCACACCTCTGTCCCTTCGTTCTTCTGTCCATCTAACCAGTTATCCACAATCTATCTGTTACTCAATCCACATGCCACTTACCTGATTGATTTATACACCTGCCTATGTCACTAAGACTTACTGAAGGGGTTGGAGGTGAGAGGTTAGGTTTTCAAAAGAGTTATAGGGAGGCTGGAAATGGGAAGTTGTTTGATGGGTATAGAGTTTTAGTTtcgcaagatgaaaaagttctggagattcgCTGTAccacaatgtgaatatacttaacactactaaGCCACACAGGAGAAAGTGGTtaggatggtaaattttatgttatgtgtttttaccacaattaaaaaataatttttaagaaaagagagagccTCAGCCCCTCTTTGTGACCAAAAAGGGTTCTCTatcctctctgttcctctgtaGGAGATTTTGGAAGATAGGAGTGGCCTCAGAGCCAGTGTCTCTCTGAAGATTGTCCCAACTATGTCAGGATGTACAAGAGATAAGTTGCTGGAATATGAGAAGTGTTCATTAAATGGTAGTGGAAAAATTCAATGGACTACTAAAGaactttgaataaaaaaaataactttgaatgAGATCACTCAAAATCCTATGTGATCTCACAGCAAAATGCTTCAggcaaacattaaaaagaaaaggaaaaaagggcacctggctggctcagtcaaaagagcaatacaactcttttttttaaaagattttattgggaaccctgggtggcgcagtggtttagtgcctgcctttggcccagggcgtgatcctggagacccaggatcaaatcccatgtcgggctcccagggaatggagcctgcgtctccctctgcctatgtctctgcctctctctctctctgtgtgactatcataaataaaaaaaaaatttttaaggttttatttatttatttatttatgagagacacagagagagagagagagaggcagagacacaagcagagggagaagcaggctccatgcagggagccggatggatcacgccctgggcagaaggcaggcgccaaactgctgagccacccagggatcccccacaactcttaatctcggggtcatgagttcgagccctaccctgggtatggagattactcaaataaataaaatatttttttaaaaaaaggaaaggaaaaagacaaactgCATATACACTATGATTATAAACATGTAAAATGGGTTTGTGGTGGGACAAAGACTTAAGGGTAATATATAAGATAGAAAAGAACTCAAGTGGGAAAATCATGGATGACTTTACACCAAATATGTTAAttgcaaaaataacattttttaaatttgaaaataacaagATCTATCCTGTAGGTCATCAGTGGTGCAAGCACCTAAAGGGCTATGAATAGGAAAGAAGAGGACCAAGGGACTCAGATACTCCTTCTGTCCAAACCCATTAGATGGAGTTTATCTCCCAGGAGTATAGAGTAAGGCCGTTGGCCTCCCTGGAGATACAGTAGGCATGATGGTTTAAACCTCAGGCTCTAAGTTACTATTCTGGTTCTGCCACTCAGTAATCATGTAATCCTAGATTGGTAACTTAAACTCTCAGAGCTCCAGTTCCTTCTCTGCAATGATGAAGTAACAAATTACAACTAGCACAAGAGCTGTTATGAAGGAACCGAAGATCATGCATGATGCCCAGCACATGGTAATCTCTAAATgtaagctacagaaaaaaaaaattaagcagacaaagtggaggtgggaggaaggtTAGGTCTATGAGCAATAGGAAGGAAGTGTGAGACTCTCCTCCCTAACAATGAAGATGGCCAGGCTAATCTCGTGTGTGGGATGAGTGTGGGTGATAAAAGCCCTGCAAATGCTGGGAACCCAGACTTCTACAAGACTCGGGCTCAGTGTCCTGTCTGTCTTACTGGCTGCATAACTTTAAGTGGgtcacttttttaagattttatttattcatttgtgagagacagagacagaggcagagacacaggcagagggagaagcaggctccatgcagggagcccgatatgggatccatcctgggattccaggaccacgccccgggccgaaggcaggtgccaaaccgctgagccacccagcgatacCCTAGGTGGATCACTTTATCTTTCTGTCCACCAGTTCCCCTATCTTTATAagtgagattcattcattcatctaatcAATATTCAGCCGAGCACTCAGCAGGTGCCAAATCTCATGCTAGTTGGCCGGGTGATTAAATTTGCCTCTAAGATGGTTGAGAACTGACAGACTCAGTTCTCAGAGCACAGACTCTGGTGTTACGTGGGTCTGGATTTAAGCCTGAACACCCTCAGTTGCTAGATATGTGGCTTCAAGAAGGTTACTAATGCTGTCTGGGCTTCCATttgctcttctgtaaaatggagaaagtaAAGGTTTCTGTGTCACAGTGTGATTGTGAAGATCCAATGATGTTTGGAATGCTAAGCCCTTTGGCGTGGTGCCTGGCAGGGACTGGGCACCTGGAAAGCACCAGTAGTTGTTAAAATAGACAggccgccaccaccaccccaactGTACTGCAGGATCTTACAATGGAGACTCCACTAAAAAGTGCTGGGACCCAGGTACAACTAATGACCCATGAGAACACAGATAAAGGTGCTTTCCTCAAGCATGTGGAGAGCTGTCTGGTACAAGAGGAGTGAGACATTCTGTAAAACACTAAGAATTTAGCCAAGACAAATATAATGAAAGACCCATCCTATAAGCAGAGAAAGCCAAAGCTAGATAGGGCTACCTCTTAGGTGCTGAACTCCCTGTCACTACAGATGTGCCATCAGACACTGCCCAGCACCCCTCTAAGATGTTGTTGATAAGCCTTGAGCCATGCTGAAATATATGACCCCTACAGACACATATCCTGACATGCCATGGGCAATCATTTCTGACCATGAGGAACAGAGAAGCTGCCACAGGGGAGGTAGAATTTGAGTTGAGCTTGAAGGATGAGTGGGATTTTAATAGAATGCATAGAAACATTCTCTGCAGGGGCACACACTGTGGAAACGTACGGGAGAACAGAGCATGCTAAAACAGGGTAGCTGGTGTAGCTCAGCACAGGGACCCAGATAAGAGGGAGCAAAATACAGTGTGGCCAGCCCCGGGCCCAATCCCTTCATGGGGCACAGGTTGGGAATCTGTAATCTGTGGAAAATGGCTTGATAGAATCCCAAAGCATGAGACAATTGGGCAGTATTCCCACAATCCCATCATTGCATGGCATTCTAAATGCATGGCCCACCACGGAGATTATCAGATGCCAGCCTAGGACAGTCCCTGGCTGAGTCCATGATGCAGGTGCTACATTGTCTCTCAGGCCAGAGTTTCAGTACAGGAAATATAATGGAACTTAGGACATAACTCCATCTCCACTCTGAAGAAAGACCATCTCCATCTCCACTCCATCTCCACTCTGAAGAAAGACCCAAAGTACAGAGACGGGGTCTCTTCCTGTGGGAACTAGGCCGTACAGCAGGATTCAGAGTGTAAGGAATAGTGGGAAATGCAGCAAATTTGGAGTCAAGAAACCTAGACTCAAGCCCCAGGCTTGCACATTATTTAACCTCCAAGACAAATGGCCTCATCCATAAAGTGGAGATGCTGTCTCAGTTGATTCTGGGGAGACTGAGTGAAAAATACTAAATTACAGAAGTGCTGCTCTTTTCTGTATACATGTCTCTTCCTTGGTTGTGCCATAGGTTCCAGCCTGAATTGATGGCTGAGGAAAATCAGACTCTGCCTGAATCTCTCCTAGGATTTTCTGACTTCAGGGCTCTGCAGGGCCCCCTGTTCTGGATGGTACTTCTGGTTTAGGGTCACCTTGCTGGGTAACTGTGCCATCATCCTCCTCACACAGGCGAGCATCCCTGCATTCCCCCATGTACTTCCTCCTGCGCCACCTCTCTGTGGTGGAGCTCCTGTACACCACGGACATTGTGCCCAGGACCCTGGTTGACCTGGCCTCCCCATACCCCGGGCCATCTCCTTCCAGAGCTGTGTGGCCCAGATGTACGTCTTCATGGTCCTGGGCATCTCAGAGTGCTGCCTCCTCACAGCCATGGCCTATGACCACTATGCAGCCATCTGTCAGCCCCTGCACTATGCCACCCTCATGAGCTGGAGGGCCTGCACGGCTATGGTGGGTGTCTCCTGGCTCATGGGCATCGTCACAGCCACCACCCATTCCACTCTCATCTtcactctgcccttccccagccACCCCATCATCCTGCACTTCCTCTGTGACATCCTGCCAGTACTGAGGCTGGCAAGTGCTGGGAAACACGAGAGTGAAATCTCCGTGATGACAGCCACCGTGGTCTTCATCATGGTCCCCTTCTCTCTGATCATTGCCTCTTATGCCTGCATTCTGAGTGCCAACCTGGCAATGGCCTCCACCCAGAGCCGTCACAAGGTCTTCTCTACTTGCTCCTCCCACCTGCTTGTGGTCTTCCTCTTCTTTGGAACAGCCAGCATCACCTACATCCAGCCCCGGACTGGCTCCTCTGTTACCATGAACCGCATCCTCAGCCTCTTCTACACAGTCATCACACCCATGCTCAACCCCATCATCTACACCCTTCGCAACAAGGAGGTGGCAAGGGCCCTGCAGCGCATGGTGAAGAGGGAGGTCTCCTCACCATGAAGGCACTCAGGAGATATCTGTTCGCTTACTGACTACTCCTCCTCTCAGCCTTCAGGTGCCAGATGAACAGAAACCATGTAGCACCTCAAAGAAATAAGGCTTCCTGGCAGAAAGTGTTGGAATTAAAGCAAAGATAAATCTGTATCCTACCTTCTATCCCACACCTGGCTCACTATCAGAGCACAGTTATGAGGACAAGGTAGACTGAAGGGAAAGCTGCTCACAAAGAACATTTATGGGAAAGAGCATCTTCTAGATTGTTCTGGATCCCTGAGCAAGGTGATTGCTGTGTCTATACCAGTAGTGAGAAGTCTGTGTCAGT is drawn from Canis lupus baileyi chromosome 11, mCanLup2.hap1, whole genome shotgun sequence and contains these coding sequences:
- the OR10P1 gene encoding LOW QUALITY PROTEIN: olfactory receptor 10P1 (The sequence of the model RefSeq protein was modified relative to this genomic sequence to represent the inferred CDS: inserted 5 bases in 3 codons) yields the protein MAEENQTLPESLLGFSDFRALQGPLFWMVLLVXRVTLLGNCAIILLTQASXSLHSPMYFLLRHLSVVELLYTTDIVPRTLVDLASPYPXAISFQSCVAQMYVFMVLGISECCLLTAMAYDHYAAICQPLHYATLMSWRACTAMVGVSWLMGIVTATTHSTLIFTLPFPSHPIILHFLCDILPVLRLASAGKHESEISVMTATVVFIMVPFSLIIASYACILSANLAMASTQSRHKVFSTCSSHLLVVFLFFGTASITYIQPRTGSSVTMNRILSLFYTVITPMLNPIIYTLRNKEVARALQRMVKREVSSP